The genomic window ATGACAGGGGACGGAGGGTTATAATAGTAAATGAGAGCAAATGGAAATAGCTAAAAGTCCCTTACCCCTATCGGCTCTCGCTACTCGAAACAGGTGGGAGGGTTAAATAAGGGTCGAATCCAAGACTCTCGAATCTAAGATTCTCAATTTATAAAATCTAAAATTCTCGAATCTCGAATCTAAGATTTTCAAATCTCGAATCTAGAATTCTTGGCTCTCGAATCTAAAATTTTCGAATCTCGAATCTAGAACCCCAATTTGTAAGAATCTCGAATCTAGAATCTCGATACTTAACGTAGGACGGAGGGTCAAATTAGGATCAAATCTAAAATTCTCGGATCTTGTCTCCAAGATTCTTGTCTCTAAGGTCCTTGCCTCTTGAATCTAGGTCATGTGATTCCGGTTTCTTGGTGAAGTAGATATTTCCCAGAATAATACGTTATATACACCGGATAGATAAGGATTGATTATCAAATCTGACAAGAAATCGGAATCACACTTCCAGTGATTAAAAGGCGCGGGACGCGATGGCTGAAATAACTAAAATCACACACGATGCAGATCCACTCAGGTGCCAAGCCATATTCCATGGTGGACAGTGCCCACATCAGCATGGTCCTAATTCAGTTTATTGTCCGATTCACGGTGGCAATAAGGCTGATGACAAGGTTGCTGCAGAAAGTATCAGGAATTTCAGATTCACGAAATGGGCAGCAAGAATCCAAGGTTACGCTGATTCCCCAGTAGTTAAGTCACTTCGTGAAGAAATCGGTATTCTACGTATGGTCCTCGAAGAGACGATTCAGAGATGCGAGACTGAAACAGACCTCGTACTACAGTCTCAGCATATTAGCGATCTCGTTATGAAAGTCGAGAAAGTTGTAGCGAGTTGCCAAGCACTCGAAACTAAGACCGGCTCCGTTCTCGATAAGACCTTACTCACGCGAGTAGCAGAGGAATGGATTACTCAGATTACCGAAGTGATCCCTCCAGAGAAGCTCGATAGTGTATCAAATTCCTTGATCGAGGTAATCAACAGGATCAGTAGTAAGTCTGAAGAAGCTACCAAGGTGGGGTAGCAAAGGACAGACCATGCGACGATCATTTGACACACAGACGGTAACGAACGTGGCAACAGGGATTCCACAAAAGGATACCTGTGATGGTGCCCAGATCACTGTTGATACCGCACCTATTAGATTCCGTACAGATGGCGGATTACCGGAAGCAGCCTCTTTGGGACATGTAGTGGGTGCCGGTGATATGATTCTCTTGGAAAACCGTAACGAGTTGCGGGATTTTCGTGCTATTCGCACTACTGCCGTGAGTGGCATATTGAACATTACCTATACTGAGGGGAAGAACTAATGAAAATCTTCCGTAATCAAAATGGTTCAACAGGTCCAACAGGTCCAGCCGATCTTATCACGGGTAACTCAGGCCCGACTGGTCAGACTGGTGTCACTGGGCCAGCGGATTTAGTTACTGGTCCTACGGGTCCGACAAGTACAGTTACTGGTCCAACTGGTCCAGCCGATTTAGTTACGGGTCCGACAGGCACGACAGGCCAAACGGGCCCATCAGGTCTGACTGGGCCGACTGGGGCCTCTGGCCAAACGGGCACGACTGGTCAAACGGGCACGACTGGTCAGACGGGTGCAGGTGTAACTGGGCTTACTGGTAATCAGGGAGTTACGGGAGCCTCAGGTCCAACTGGAATCACAGGGCCGTCTGGTCCGACTGGTACTGCAGGTAGCCAAGGTAATACTGGCGCAACTGGTCCGACAAGTGAAGTTACTGGGCCTACTGGTGGTACTGGCGCTAAGGGCGAATCAGGCTCGACTGGCCCTACTGGTGCAACTAGTACAGTAACTGGTCCTACAGGTCCGGGAGTCGGGGAGACTGGTCAAACGGGTTCGACTGGTCAAACGGGTCCAGCTGATTTAGTTACTGGCCCTACGGGTCCGACAAGTACAGTTACTGGGCCTACTGGCCCTGCTGATCTCGTGACTGGCCCTACGGGACCCGCTAGCACAGTCACGGGCGGCACTGGCCCACGTGGAGATACGGGAATCGGTATCACTGGACCTACTGGGGGGACGGGTCAAACTGGCCTAACGGGTAATGCTGGCTCTCAAGGTAATACTGGTGCCACGGGACCGACAAGTGAAGTGACTGGTCCTAGTGGCGAGACCGGGCCTAAGGGTAATCAGGGTGATACTGGTGTCACTGGTGTTGGTACTACGGGTAGTTCTGGCCCAACTGGTCCTAAGGGAAATATAGGTGATACAGGCGTTACTGGTCCTGCGAGCACAGTTACTGGTCCTTCTGGTATTACTGGTGGAGCGGGTGCTAAGGGTGATCAAGGGGACATCGGTGCCACAGGTCCAACTGGGAATCTTACTGGCCCTACTGGATTAACTGGTATCGACGGTGCTACTGGTATTACTGGACCTACGAGCACGGTTACTGGTCCTTCTGGTAATACTGGTGGTACTGGTGCTAAGGGTGATCAAGGAATCACGGGTATCACGGGACCGACTGGGGATACAACAGGGCCGACTGGTAATCGTGGAACTACTGGCACTACTGGAAATACAGGTCCGACTGGGAATCTTACTGGCCCAACTGGCTTAACTGGTCCTGCAGACTTGATTACGGGTCCGACGGGTCCGACAAGTACTGTTACGGGTCCGACGGGTCCGACAAGTACTGTTACGGGTCCGACAAGTACTGTTACGGGTCCGACGGGTCCGACAAGTACTGTTACGGGTCCGACAAGTACTGTTACGGGTCCAACTGGACCTTCGGGAATCACTGGTCCTACGAGTGAAGTTACAGGTCCGACGGGTCCGACTGGCCAAACTGGTAATCAAGGTGTTACTGGTCCTACGAGTGAAGTTACAGGTCCGACGGGTCCGACTGGTCAAACTGGTAATCAAGGTGTTACTGGTCCGACAAGTGAAGTAACGGGTCCGACTGGACGCACAGGTCCTGCAGACTTGATTACTGGACCTACCGGGCCAACTAGTACTATTACTGGAATCACAGGGCAGACCGGACCTAGTGGTCAAACTGGTCCTACGAGTGAAGTTACAGGTCCGACGGGTCCGACTGGCCAAACTGGCCCTTCTGGAATCACTGGTCCAACAAGTGAAGTAACGGGTCCGACGGGTCCGACTGGCCAAACTGGTAATCAAGGTGTTACTGGTCCGACAAGTGAAGTAATGGGTTCTACTGGAGCTACTGGTCAAACTGGCCCTTCTGGTCAAACTGGTCCGACAAGTACAGTTACGGGTCCGACTGGAGCTACTGGTCAAACTGGCCCTTCTGGAATCACTGGTCCGACAAGTACAGTTACGGGTCCGACTGGGCCTGCAGACTTGATTACTGGACCAACTGGTAATCGTGGTACTCCTGGAGTCACTGGTAATACTGGTGGCACTGGGAATATCGGTATTACTGGTCCTAGTGGCGAGACTGGATCTAAAGGTAATCAAGGTGATACCGGTATTACTGGACCTACTGGTACTGATGGATTTACTGGACCTACTGGTAATCAGGGACCAATTGGTAATACTGGTTTGACAGGTCCCGCAGACTTGATTACTGGGCCAACTGGTCCTAGTGGTTACATTGGTATCGATGGTGCTACTGGTCTTACTGGCCCGATAAGTGAAGTAACTGGCCCTACTGGTGATCAGGGTGTCACTGGTGATAAGGGTGTCACTGGTGACCAAGCTGTAACTGGTCCGACTGGTACAGATGGGGCGACTGGTCCGACTGGTACAGATGGGGCGACTGGTCCGACTGGTAATCAGGGTGTCACTGGTAATCAAGCTGTGACTGGTCCGACTGGTACAGATGGGGCGACTGGTCCGACTGGTACAGATGGGGCGACTGGTCCGACTGGTAATCAGGGTGTCACTGGTGACCAAGCTGTGACTGGTCCAACTGGTCCGACAAGTGAAATAACAGGTCCAACTGGTAATACTGGGCTTACCGGACCTGCGGACTTAGTTACAGGTCCGACTGGTAATATTGGTCTTACTGGTCCAACGAGTGAAGTAACTGGGCCAACTGGTAATACTGGGCCAACTAGTTATATTACTGGCCCGACTGGTCCAGCTGATTTAATTACAGGTCCAACTGGTCCTATTGGTGATCAGGGTATTACTGGTGATCAAGCAGTAACAGGTAATCAAGGAATTACTGGTCCTACTGGACCTTTGATGAATGATTATGGTGTCATACGTATTCCTGCCGCAGCAATGGTAACACGAACTACTGCTGGTGCTACACAAGTAACTACTGAACTTGCAACAAATGATGTAATGATTGATGGGTTTGATTTTGATACAGCTACTGAGCAAGCTGTTCAATTTACAGATGCTATGCCAGAGGATTATGATGGTGGTACTGTTCGTGTCAAATTCATTTGGACAAATGGTGAAACCGGGGGTACTGGTTCAGCTGTTTGGGCTGCAAGGGCTAAAGCATCAAATGATAGTGATGCACTTGATGCTGCTTTTGGTACTGAACAAACTGTAACAGATACACATAATACAGATGGTGATAACAATACTACAAATACAACTGATGCATTAACTATTGCAGGTACTCCGGCTGCACTTAGCTTAGTAAACTGGGAATTTTATCGAGCAGCTATTGAATCAGCTGATGACTATGACAAATTAGCAAGACTTTTGTTTGTTCTTATTCAGTATAAGAAAACGTCTACGCCTACTACTGAATGGGAATAACCGGCATAATGAAACAAACACTTCATAGACGATTACATTTCCGCTGGGACCCGCATACCCTGTTTCTCTGCCACTTCGACGGTTCCGACGGCGCGCGGTACACCGCTGACTTCACGCCACCGGCTGCAGCGTTTACCTCGTAAGCAAGGGAAGGAAGCATCCATGCCGAACACTGTCGTCTTGGTCGCAATGGTCCGAAACGAGTCCCGCATTCTGGGGCGCATGCTCACGTCTACGGTGGGCGTGGCCGACCGCGTGGTGATCGGGCAAATAAAGTCTAAATAATGAATCAACAGTTATTACAACATCTTGCTTTAAAAGTGCAGGCAGGGCTGCAAAGGAAATCTATTATCTCTGTTAGTCGTTGGGCTGAACTTTATAGAATCATGGGTCAACCGTTTCCCGGCCCTTGGAAAACAGACCATCACCCTTGGCTCCAAGAAATGTTGGATTGTTGGTGTGATCAGGTAGTGGGTCAAAAAGCTGCTCAGATGGGATTTACTGAAGTAGCTTTGAATAAGTGTTTCTTTAAAATGGACATAGAAGGAGTTTCCTGCCTCTATGTGTTACCAGCAAGTACTCCCGATGCACACGATTTTTCTGCACGAGCATTTGACCCCGCTGTAATGTTATCTCCGCATTTAACAAGGATGTTTACAGACGTAAAAAATCTTGGACACAAACGTGCAGGTAATAGTAATCTGTACATACGCGGCTCTCGTAGCAGGTCTCAATTAAAATCGATTCCAGTTGGTTTCGTTGTCTTGGATGAAGTAGACGAAATGGTAGTAAATAATATTCCATTGGCATTTGAACGTATGGCAGGACAGGTTGAGAAACGTTCGTTTCTGATTTCGACTCCGACTATTGCAAATAGGGGTATTAATAGCTATTATAAGTCTTCAAGTATGGAAGAATTCTTCTTCCCATGCCCACACTGTAGTAAGCTTATTAATTTAACTTTCCCAGAAAGTGTCAATATTTGTGGCCAAGACTATATGGACCCAAATGTTAATAAGTCTCATCTCATCTGTACAAATTGCAAACATGCTTTAGATCATAAGACCAAATATGATTATCTTTCTAAGGGTATATGGGTACCAAGTCATACTGAAATTAGGGACTGTCGTGGATTTAATATCAATCAACTCTATTCTATGACGGTGAATCCAGTCGAAATAGTTAAACATTTCTTTAAGTCTCAAATAGACCCTGCTGAGGAACAAGAGTTTTATAACTCAAAACTTGGTA from Pseudomonadota bacterium includes these protein-coding regions:
- a CDS encoding phage terminase large subunit family protein; the protein is MNQQLLQHLALKVQAGLQRKSIISVSRWAELYRIMGQPFPGPWKTDHHPWLQEMLDCWCDQVVGQKAAQMGFTEVALNKCFFKMDIEGVSCLYVLPASTPDAHDFSARAFDPAVMLSPHLTRMFTDVKNLGHKRAGNSNLYIRGSRSRSQLKSIPVGFVVLDEVDEMVVNNIPLAFERMAGQVEKRSFLISTPTIANRGINSYYKSSSMEEFFFPCPHCSKLINLTFPESVNICGQDYMDPNVNKSHLICTNCKHALDHKTKYDYLSKGIWVPSHTEIRDCRGFNINQLYSMTVNPVEIVKHFFKSQIDPAEEQEFYNSKLGKVHAVKGAKVTDQQIEDCKGNYTKVEQAQPGLIITMGIDVGKVLHYEIDQWYIDHDIEANDINLVATPRVLSEGTVLEFEELDDMMLRFDIKAATVDIQPERRKSLEFAKRWPGKVHCCYYGKDIKGKDIKFYDEDSCTISIDRTSWLDISLGRFKKKKIVLPKDVSLDYREQIKAQVKVYSKDQDGNIISHYETGNEPDHFGHARNYAEVALKLCMAMENNYSIKVG
- a CDS encoding collagen-like protein; this encodes MKIFRNQNGSTGPTGPADLITGNSGPTGQTGVTGPADLVTGPTGPTSTVTGPTGPADLVTGPTGTTGQTGPSGLTGPTGASGQTGTTGQTGTTGQTGAGVTGLTGNQGVTGASGPTGITGPSGPTGTAGSQGNTGATGPTSEVTGPTGGTGAKGESGSTGPTGATSTVTGPTGPGVGETGQTGSTGQTGPADLVTGPTGPTSTVTGPTGPADLVTGPTGPASTVTGGTGPRGDTGIGITGPTGGTGQTGLTGNAGSQGNTGATGPTSEVTGPSGETGPKGNQGDTGVTGVGTTGSSGPTGPKGNIGDTGVTGPASTVTGPSGITGGAGAKGDQGDIGATGPTGNLTGPTGLTGIDGATGITGPTSTVTGPSGNTGGTGAKGDQGITGITGPTGDTTGPTGNRGTTGTTGNTGPTGNLTGPTGLTGPADLITGPTGPTSTVTGPTGPTSTVTGPTSTVTGPTGPTSTVTGPTSTVTGPTGPSGITGPTSEVTGPTGPTGQTGNQGVTGPTSEVTGPTGPTGQTGNQGVTGPTSEVTGPTGRTGPADLITGPTGPTSTITGITGQTGPSGQTGPTSEVTGPTGPTGQTGPSGITGPTSEVTGPTGPTGQTGNQGVTGPTSEVMGSTGATGQTGPSGQTGPTSTVTGPTGATGQTGPSGITGPTSTVTGPTGPADLITGPTGNRGTPGVTGNTGGTGNIGITGPSGETGSKGNQGDTGITGPTGTDGFTGPTGNQGPIGNTGLTGPADLITGPTGPSGYIGIDGATGLTGPISEVTGPTGDQGVTGDKGVTGDQAVTGPTGTDGATGPTGTDGATGPTGNQGVTGNQAVTGPTGTDGATGPTGTDGATGPTGNQGVTGDQAVTGPTGPTSEITGPTGNTGLTGPADLVTGPTGNIGLTGPTSEVTGPTGNTGPTSYITGPTGPADLITGPTGPIGDQGITGDQAVTGNQGITGPTGPLMNDYGVIRIPAAAMVTRTTAGATQVTTELATNDVMIDGFDFDTATEQAVQFTDAMPEDYDGGTVRVKFIWTNGETGGTGSAVWAARAKASNDSDALDAAFGTEQTVTDTHNTDGDNNTTNTTDALTIAGTPAALSLVNWEFYRAAIESADDYDKLARLLFVLIQYKKTSTPTTEWE